The Niastella koreensis GR20-10 genome includes a window with the following:
- a CDS encoding FecR family protein codes for MIKTATKFMQPDQELIDRYYQGNCTPEEAQQVMNWLLENETEPQLARDWSAASPVGKYPEPYEKKMLAVIQRSTHRSTPVRSMHWVRWAAAAGIVLALGITMLMLPHNKNRLVAKQTLTVTHQLLATRNASDTHPLTIRMVDGTTVVLEPGAVLRYDSATYNQHNRVVTLEGQANFNVAHNKSKPFSVNANGYSTTALGTSFLVAAKRAGDIRVRLYTGKVVIHRLDADSTSNDIYLAPGEEMAFTTTAHQPTVSRWEQEKLPVEESKKALLAHTKEVRRVGDTLLFNNAQLVTVLEVLKRRYHVAIQYNNNSINDAYFTGSVLPGDAIELILKTVTRINGLSLIAAGDGFIIK; via the coding sequence ATGATTAAAACAGCTACAAAATTTATGCAGCCTGACCAGGAATTGATCGATCGTTATTACCAGGGCAATTGTACTCCGGAAGAAGCACAGCAGGTCATGAACTGGCTGTTGGAAAATGAAACGGAGCCCCAGCTTGCCCGGGACTGGTCAGCCGCATCCCCCGTGGGCAAATATCCTGAACCGTACGAGAAAAAGATGTTGGCGGTTATTCAACGCTCCACCCACCGTTCAACACCCGTGCGATCGATGCATTGGGTTCGTTGGGCAGCAGCAGCGGGCATTGTACTGGCATTGGGCATTACTATGCTGATGTTACCGCATAATAAAAACAGGTTGGTAGCAAAGCAAACGTTAACTGTTACGCATCAATTACTGGCAACAAGAAATGCATCAGACACCCACCCATTAACCATCCGGATGGTTGATGGAACAACGGTTGTGCTGGAACCAGGCGCTGTACTACGGTACGACTCTGCCACCTACAACCAGCACAACCGGGTTGTAACGCTGGAGGGTCAGGCTAACTTTAATGTGGCGCACAACAAAAGCAAACCGTTTAGTGTGAACGCCAATGGTTATTCCACTACAGCATTGGGAACTTCTTTTTTGGTGGCTGCCAAACGGGCGGGCGATATCAGGGTTCGCCTGTATACGGGGAAAGTTGTTATTCACCGGTTAGATGCAGACTCCACCAGCAATGACATTTACCTGGCGCCGGGTGAAGAAATGGCGTTCACTACAACCGCTCATCAGCCAACGGTGAGCCGCTGGGAACAGGAGAAATTACCAGTAGAAGAAAGTAAGAAGGCGTTGCTGGCGCATACAAAAGAAGTGAGAAGGGTGGGCGATACCCTGCTCTTTAACAACGCCCAACTGGTTACGGTGCTGGAAGTATTGAAACGCCGCTATCATGTGGCCATTCAATATAACAACAACAGTATAAACGATGCTTATTTTACCGGCTCGGTATTACCGGGCGATGCCATAGAACTGATCTTAAAAACGGTTACGCGAATAAACGGACTTTCATTGATTGCTGCCGGCGATGGATTTATTATAAAATAG
- a CDS encoding SusC/RagA family TonB-linked outer membrane protein has translation MGKAKMLFRGIVCLIMILVLQGRLLAQSKEASTTTGEVSDVRGTVLSMRGSALAGVNVVATERSTGRVYNTTTDSSGDFVFHEFRTGEKYDFQFSTVGYEKNEFPGFVVKGKGKNTLMIRLTEKNSLLEDVVVVGYGTQKKVNVTGAVSTVDARVFEDRPVSSVAQALQGAIPNLNINFGDGHPGSTGTFNVRGFASVSNTTGSPLILIDGAPGDINMLNPSDIESLSVLKDASSAAIYGARAAFGVILVTTKQAKKGKLSINYGTSYSIQSITTRTDFITDGFLQDSLADVAFSRNVGSSYTGYTAADYEEMKKRKTDPSLPSVVVQNRNGTPMYVYYGNTDWWHFLFRKTWPGMEHHINMSGGNEKVDYFISGRYYRQEGMYQTYFSPNLYNAYNFRAKINAHLTDWLTLSTNTQFGVNDYTYPGYSPYPTGYYNHAMASYVPKNPDGTFFFRTNLNNYGAYEYADLQNGKSHGGTKNNNLSNTVALTAQILKGLSVNGNYTYQLAPSSTYQRRALIPWSVYPGTISKAGEDILMEGTHMDQHHSLNLFATYEKTFGLHMVKLTAGFNEEVQQFKTDSVTKGNLLSDDLNQIDLGTTSPTANGSAGEWALLGYFFRANYDYAGKYLLEVDGRYDGSSRFPGNERFGFFPSVSAGWRISKEAFFEKLTPVVSELKLRGSYGSLGNQDLGNYNSPSALYPYVPLMNSSLTSYLTGGSKTQVLSAPAPVTPNFTWERTASLNLGIDAAFLKNRLQLSFDRYRRKTTNMLAPGLTLPAVFGAAAPLQNAGDLQTNGFELSVKWQDGGTLLGKRFTYGFGVALSDYTAKITRYYNPNKILGDEHTLTYYDGKQVGEIWGYRTDGYFKTDAEAAAYPINQDYIDLDQRVASPGEWSKLHAGDLKFKDLSGPDGKPDGVINNGKNTLADHGDLERLGNKLPRYSFGINGNFSWNNFDVSFFFQGIGKQNWWPDVESSLFWGPYGRPYVAFVPKDFPDKIWSPSNPNAYFPLLRGYSSYAGGDLSIPDDKYLQDIGYIRLKNLTVGYNLPITWSRRLKMQRIRCYFTGQNLFTLTKMDSKYIDPEQVTPGMASDWGGRDYPFSKQFSFGLDVNF, from the coding sequence ATGGGAAAAGCGAAAATGCTCTTCAGGGGCATCGTATGCCTCATCATGATCCTGGTTTTGCAAGGGCGGCTGCTGGCCCAAAGCAAGGAAGCCAGTACAACTACAGGCGAAGTATCGGATGTGCGCGGTACCGTGCTCAGCATGCGGGGCTCCGCATTAGCCGGGGTAAATGTGGTTGCAACCGAGCGATCAACCGGTCGCGTGTACAATACTACAACAGACTCGAGCGGCGATTTTGTGTTCCATGAGTTTCGTACCGGTGAAAAATATGATTTTCAATTTTCTACCGTAGGCTATGAAAAAAATGAATTCCCCGGGTTTGTCGTAAAAGGGAAAGGAAAGAATACCCTTATGATCCGGCTGACAGAAAAGAACAGCCTCCTCGAAGATGTAGTGGTGGTGGGGTATGGTACGCAAAAGAAAGTGAATGTAACCGGCGCAGTAAGCACCGTAGATGCCCGCGTATTTGAAGACAGGCCGGTGTCTTCTGTTGCACAGGCATTGCAGGGCGCTATCCCTAACCTCAATATCAATTTTGGCGATGGGCATCCCGGCAGCACCGGCACCTTCAACGTGCGTGGTTTTGCGTCGGTATCCAATACCACCGGAAGCCCGCTCATCCTGATCGATGGCGCGCCTGGTGATATCAATATGTTGAATCCATCAGATATTGAATCGCTGTCTGTATTGAAAGATGCCTCTTCCGCAGCCATCTATGGTGCGCGTGCCGCTTTTGGCGTTATTCTCGTTACCACCAAACAGGCAAAAAAGGGAAAGCTGAGCATTAACTATGGAACGAGTTATAGCATTCAAAGTATAACTACCCGTACCGATTTTATTACCGATGGTTTTTTGCAGGATTCACTGGCCGATGTAGCCTTCTCGCGTAATGTGGGCAGCAGCTATACCGGGTATACGGCGGCCGACTATGAAGAAATGAAAAAACGCAAAACCGATCCCTCTCTGCCATCTGTAGTTGTACAGAACAGGAATGGTACGCCTATGTATGTGTACTATGGCAATACCGACTGGTGGCATTTTTTGTTTCGCAAAACATGGCCGGGTATGGAGCACCACATCAATATGAGTGGCGGCAATGAGAAAGTGGATTATTTCATTTCGGGCCGCTATTACCGGCAGGAGGGCATGTACCAGACTTATTTTTCGCCCAACCTGTACAACGCTTATAACTTCCGCGCCAAGATCAATGCACACCTTACAGATTGGCTTACTTTATCTACCAACACCCAATTCGGCGTCAACGATTATACCTATCCCGGTTACAGTCCATATCCAACCGGTTATTACAATCATGCCATGGCTTCCTACGTTCCCAAAAACCCGGATGGTACCTTCTTTTTCCGTACCAACCTGAACAACTATGGCGCGTATGAATATGCCGATCTGCAAAATGGTAAATCGCATGGCGGTACCAAAAATAATAACCTGAGCAATACTGTAGCATTAACAGCCCAGATTCTGAAAGGACTTTCTGTTAATGGCAATTATACTTATCAACTGGCGCCCTCTTCTACTTATCAACGCCGGGCGTTAATTCCCTGGTCGGTTTATCCAGGCACCATCAGCAAAGCCGGAGAAGATATTCTGATGGAAGGCACACATATGGACCAACACCATTCATTAAACCTGTTTGCTACTTATGAAAAGACTTTTGGTTTACATATGGTAAAACTTACTGCAGGTTTTAATGAAGAAGTGCAGCAATTTAAAACGGATTCTGTTACCAAAGGCAATCTGTTATCAGACGATCTGAACCAGATTGACCTGGGAACTACTTCGCCCACCGCCAATGGCAGCGCCGGCGAATGGGCCTTGCTGGGTTATTTCTTCCGCGCCAATTACGATTATGCAGGAAAGTATTTGCTGGAAGTAGATGGCCGTTATGATGGGAGCTCCCGGTTCCCCGGCAACGAGCGTTTTGGTTTCTTTCCATCCGTATCTGCGGGCTGGCGCATCAGTAAGGAAGCATTCTTTGAAAAGCTCACCCCTGTTGTGTCGGAATTAAAACTCCGGGGTTCCTATGGCTCGCTGGGTAACCAGGACCTGGGCAATTACAATTCGCCATCGGCGCTGTATCCCTACGTGCCGCTGATGAACAGTTCATTGACCAGTTACCTCACTGGTGGCAGCAAAACCCAGGTGTTAAGCGCGCCTGCGCCGGTAACCCCCAATTTCACCTGGGAACGCACTGCATCCCTGAACCTGGGTATCGATGCGGCCTTCCTAAAAAACCGGTTACAGCTCAGCTTTGATCGGTACCGCCGTAAAACAACCAACATGCTGGCACCGGGTTTAACCCTGCCGGCAGTATTCGGGGCCGCAGCGCCTTTACAAAATGCAGGCGATCTGCAAACCAATGGTTTTGAATTATCGGTTAAATGGCAGGATGGCGGTACGTTGCTGGGCAAACGCTTCACGTATGGCTTTGGGGTGGCGCTGTCTGATTACACGGCAAAGATCACCCGCTATTATAACCCCAATAAAATATTGGGCGACGAGCATACCCTTACTTATTACGATGGAAAACAGGTAGGCGAGATCTGGGGATACAGAACGGATGGTTATTTTAAAACGGATGCAGAAGCGGCGGCTTATCCCATCAACCAGGATTATATCGATCTTGACCAACGCGTTGCATCTCCGGGCGAGTGGAGCAAACTACATGCAGGTGATCTGAAGTTTAAAGATCTGTCGGGCCCGGATGGCAAACCCGATGGCGTAATCAACAATGGCAAAAACACCCTGGCCGATCATGGTGACCTGGAAAGACTCGGGAATAAACTGCCCCGGTATTCATTTGGCATCAATGGTAATTTCAGCTGGAACAATTTCGATGTTTCTTTCTTCTTCCAGGGTATTGGCAAACAGAACTGGTGGCCTGATGTGGAATCTTCATTATTCTGGGGGCCATATGGACGCCCGTATGTGGCATTTGTGCCTAAGGATTTCCCAGACAAGATCTGGAGCCCTTCTAACCCCAATGCTTACTTCCCCTTGTTACGTGGATATAGTTCTTACGCAGGTGGTGATCTCTCCATTCCCGATGACAAATATTTGCAGGACATTGGCTACATCCGGTTAAAGAATCTGACAGTGGGATATAATCTGCCCATTACCTGGAGCAGACGGTTAAAAATGCAACGCATCCGCTGCTACTTTACCGGTCAGAACCTGTTTACTTTAACAAAAATGGATTCAAAATATATAGATCCCGAGCAGGTAACACCCGGGATGGCAAGCGACTGGGGCGGCCGCGACTATCCATTCTCTAAACAGTTCTCTTTTGGGCTTGACGTTAATTTCTAA
- a CDS encoding DUF6915 family protein produces the protein MNAYLHAEISVKKRGGKIEDYLALHDFMDSTKELCSDNRHRILHTMWGIKRVVVPIFGHSFQNSAGKTVNVKDICEQDHILPDYRNRFIPTLSDFTDAIDPHKDDLQRLSAFYNDYKDDKEISELLISPLNNTGHIKSLLITHNSWFINEIIPKIFKRNIRLQAFPLAPSDLFNRMNFALWMDNGFEYPASAQKTKNIFSN, from the coding sequence ATGAATGCTTATTTGCATGCAGAAATTTCAGTTAAGAAAAGAGGTGGCAAAATAGAGGACTATTTAGCCCTGCACGATTTCATGGACTCTACCAAGGAACTTTGCAGTGATAACCGGCACAGGATCCTACATACCATGTGGGGCATTAAAAGAGTGGTTGTTCCCATCTTCGGGCATTCCTTTCAAAACTCGGCCGGTAAAACTGTTAACGTAAAAGACATTTGCGAACAGGACCACATCTTACCCGATTACCGCAACCGGTTTATTCCCACCTTAAGTGATTTTACCGATGCCATCGACCCGCATAAGGATGATCTGCAAAGGCTAAGCGCTTTTTACAACGACTACAAAGACGATAAAGAAATAAGCGAATTACTGATCTCGCCCCTGAATAATACCGGCCACATCAAATCGCTTTTAATAACCCATAACAGCTGGTTCATCAACGAGATCATTCCAAAGATCTTTAAAAGAAATATCCGGCTGCAGGCTTTCCCCCTTGCCCCGTCGGACCTGTTTAACCGGATGAACTTTGCATTGTGGATGGACAATGGGTTTGAATACCCCGCAAGCGCTCAAAAAACAAAAAATATCTTCTCAAACTAA
- a CDS encoding metallophosphoesterase family protein — MQRRSWIKNTGGLLLGSALPVTIEAANKKPVLRVAHLTDIHIKDKWDAPARFRRCLQHVQDQKPGVDLILNGGDVVFDMNKENLETIKTEWNLWHSIVKAECSIPMHYALGNHDIWWNEDDKGQALYGKKFSLEQLGLSNSYYSFSKNGWKFIVLDSTHLDIDNTWYIGKLGDEQMNWLQQELKATPATMPVCVLSHIPILTATLMVEDHIVNKWTMLGGDMHTDTAKIIDLFYQHKNVKLCLSGHIHLRDKVVYNDVTFICNGAVSGAWWEGNRRQTAPGYGVIDFYADGSFEERYVNY; from the coding sequence ATGCAAAGAAGATCATGGATCAAAAATACCGGCGGACTCCTTTTGGGGTCCGCTTTACCGGTTACCATAGAAGCAGCCAATAAAAAGCCGGTGCTGCGAGTAGCCCATCTCACCGATATTCATATAAAAGATAAATGGGATGCACCAGCGCGTTTCCGCCGCTGTTTACAACATGTGCAGGACCAAAAGCCGGGAGTAGACCTGATCCTCAACGGCGGCGATGTTGTTTTTGATATGAACAAGGAAAACCTGGAAACTATAAAAACAGAATGGAACCTTTGGCATAGCATTGTTAAAGCAGAATGCTCTATTCCTATGCACTACGCCCTGGGCAATCACGATATCTGGTGGAATGAAGATGACAAGGGCCAGGCATTGTATGGTAAAAAGTTTTCGCTGGAACAATTAGGATTAAGCAACTCTTATTATTCCTTCTCAAAAAATGGCTGGAAGTTTATTGTGCTCGATAGTACGCACCTGGATATTGATAATACCTGGTACATTGGCAAACTGGGCGATGAGCAAATGAACTGGTTACAACAGGAACTAAAAGCCACACCTGCTACCATGCCCGTTTGTGTATTGTCACATATCCCCATTTTGACCGCCACCCTGATGGTAGAAGATCATATCGTAAATAAATGGACCATGCTTGGTGGCGACATGCATACTGATACGGCAAAAATCATTGACCTGTTTTACCAGCATAAGAATGTAAAATTATGTTTGAGCGGACATATTCACCTGCGTGATAAAGTGGTGTACAACGATGTGACCTTTATTTGTAACGGCGCAGTAAGCGGCGCGTGGTGGGAAGGCAACAGACGGCAAACGGCGCCAGGTTATGGCGTGATTGATTTTTATGCGGATGGGAGTTTTGAAGAGCGGTATGTGAATTATTAA
- a CDS encoding DUF5060 domain-containing protein — protein sequence MKKIGMAALFLLVLVGKIVAQDKVEKWDVFELTLKGPSTGNPFMGTELIAHFTNGDKVYDQEGYYDGNGIYKIRFMPDKEGAWSYVTTSNKKELNNSKGNFECTPASKNNHGPVRVRATYHFQYEDGTPYWPFGTTIYEWPFQDVDTKKQTIETMASSAFNKARFLAVPPYKDRYVTGPLTITTFPFEGTNKDNWDFSRFNPAYFKNIDSCVQQLRNIGVEADMILFRPYDKGKWGFDMMGQEVNKRFTRYMVARYAAYRNIWWSMCNENSFIKSMTDEDWDELFKLVQEKDPYHHLRSIHNADRIYDYAKPWVTHVSLQYYNVVKAPWGTPLLRDLYKKPILNDEINYEGDIESRWGQLTGEEMTFRFWNAYIGGGYATHGETYKTSPWISYGGKLIGTSPARIAFLRKIVESGPKEGLSPIDQYWETNMAGKAGEYYLIYFGKDKLTKWDFVLPKRDLTNGAKFKADIIDTWNMTITPVDKEFEVVPMPDNRYRFIEKNKASIKLPAKEYLALRIYKVADGTKVANDGRHELE from the coding sequence ATGAAAAAAATCGGAATGGCCGCCCTGTTCCTGTTGGTATTGGTTGGTAAAATAGTAGCGCAGGACAAAGTTGAAAAATGGGATGTATTTGAATTGACCCTGAAAGGCCCGTCAACCGGCAATCCCTTTATGGGAACCGAATTGATCGCCCATTTTACCAATGGCGATAAAGTGTATGACCAGGAGGGATATTACGATGGTAATGGTATTTACAAGATCCGTTTCATGCCCGATAAAGAAGGCGCCTGGAGTTATGTTACCACCAGTAATAAAAAAGAACTGAATAACAGCAAGGGTAATTTTGAGTGTACCCCTGCTTCAAAAAATAATCACGGCCCGGTACGGGTAAGAGCTACTTATCATTTCCAGTATGAAGATGGAACGCCTTACTGGCCTTTTGGTACTACCATTTACGAATGGCCATTCCAGGATGTGGACACAAAGAAACAGACAATTGAAACAATGGCTTCCAGCGCCTTTAACAAAGCCCGCTTTTTAGCCGTACCGCCTTATAAAGACAGATATGTTACCGGTCCGCTTACGATCACTACTTTTCCGTTTGAAGGCACTAATAAAGACAACTGGGATTTTTCCCGGTTCAACCCCGCGTATTTTAAAAACATCGATTCCTGTGTGCAGCAGTTAAGAAACATCGGGGTGGAAGCGGATATGATCCTATTCCGTCCGTACGATAAAGGGAAATGGGGTTTTGATATGATGGGCCAGGAAGTGAACAAACGTTTTACACGTTACATGGTAGCCCGTTATGCGGCGTACCGCAACATCTGGTGGAGCATGTGCAATGAAAACAGTTTTATCAAAAGCATGACTGATGAAGACTGGGACGAACTGTTTAAACTGGTGCAGGAGAAGGATCCTTATCATCACCTGCGTTCTATCCACAACGCTGACAGGATCTACGATTATGCAAAACCCTGGGTAACTCATGTAAGCCTGCAGTATTACAATGTGGTGAAGGCGCCGTGGGGCACACCTTTGTTGCGTGATCTGTACAAAAAACCAATTTTAAATGATGAGATCAACTATGAAGGCGATATTGAAAGCCGTTGGGGACAATTAACCGGTGAAGAAATGACTTTCCGTTTTTGGAATGCCTACATCGGCGGCGGTTACGCCACCCATGGCGAAACATATAAAACCAGTCCGTGGATCTCGTACGGCGGTAAACTGATTGGTACAAGCCCGGCCCGTATTGCCTTCTTAAGAAAGATCGTGGAGAGTGGGCCTAAGGAAGGATTAAGCCCGATTGACCAATACTGGGAAACCAATATGGCGGGTAAAGCAGGCGAGTATTACCTTATTTATTTTGGAAAAGATAAATTAACCAAATGGGATTTTGTATTGCCGAAAAGAGATCTCACCAACGGCGCTAAATTCAAGGCAGATATTATCGACACCTGGAACATGACTATAACACCGGTTGATAAAGAGTTTGAAGTAGTGCCCATGCCCGATAACCGGTACAGGTTCATTGAAAAAAACAAGGCATCGATAAAACTGCCGGCCAAAGAATACCTGGCATTGCGTATTTACAAAGTGGCAGATGGTACTAAGGTGGCGAATGATGGCAGGCACGAGCTTGAATAA
- a CDS encoding RagB/SusD family nutrient uptake outer membrane protein, with protein sequence MKKIFSILVIGVLFAGCSKVLDRQPLSQITPNNGFNTENELLLYVRSFYDNMVPDADGANKEFYSLYGETASNIVLTGLSPEQTGNRPIPVSGGGWDWSNLRNVNYFIANYTRGKLDTSITYKYLAVAKFFRAWFYSSMVAHFGDVPWYSGPLEVSDTAQLYKARDPRTLVMDSVVNDIDFAIAHLGTGKNVSEVTKWTALALKSRFCLFEGTFRKYHPEFNLSGADRFLQLSANAAQDLISSGVYTIYKSAADVVYRDLFTALTPIADEVLLARQYSATLQVFHNVNYYTTAPSFGKPGLEKSLVNSYLMKDGSRFTDKPGYATMQFYDEMQNRDPRLMQTVRGPGYKRLDGNVALAPAYSGTVTGYQLIKFVTGAANDALGHSPNALPVFRYAEVLLNFAEAKAELGSLTQADLDQSVKLLRDRVGMPALNMAAANSNPDPYLVAQYTHASGSNLGVLLEIRRERRIELVMEGFAWNDLMRWSEGHLLAVQFKGAYFPGTGSYDLDGDGAADLIIWSGTKPATPNVQLLELGTDVVLENGAAGGNILINKNIPKNFREDRDYLFPLPTQELLLNQKLQQNPHWQ encoded by the coding sequence ATGAAAAAAATATTTTCCATCCTGGTTATAGGCGTGTTGTTCGCGGGTTGTTCAAAGGTGTTGGACAGGCAACCGCTCTCCCAGATAACGCCAAACAATGGGTTCAATACCGAGAATGAATTGTTGCTGTATGTACGCTCATTCTATGATAATATGGTGCCGGATGCAGATGGGGCTAATAAAGAGTTTTATAGCCTGTACGGCGAAACCGCCAGTAATATTGTATTGACAGGTTTAAGTCCGGAGCAAACCGGTAACCGGCCAATCCCGGTATCGGGCGGCGGCTGGGACTGGAGCAATCTGCGAAATGTAAACTATTTTATCGCCAACTATACACGCGGTAAACTGGATACTTCCATCACCTATAAATACCTGGCGGTGGCGAAATTCTTCCGCGCCTGGTTCTACTCAAGCATGGTAGCGCATTTTGGCGATGTGCCCTGGTATTCGGGACCGTTGGAAGTAAGTGATACAGCCCAATTGTATAAGGCGCGTGATCCCAGAACGCTGGTGATGGATTCTGTAGTAAATGATATTGATTTTGCCATTGCGCATTTGGGTACTGGTAAAAATGTATCGGAGGTAACAAAGTGGACGGCGCTGGCCCTGAAGTCGAGGTTTTGTTTGTTTGAAGGCACTTTCCGCAAATACCATCCTGAGTTCAATCTGTCAGGCGCCGATCGTTTTTTACAGTTATCGGCCAATGCCGCACAGGACCTGATCAGCTCAGGCGTGTATACCATTTATAAAAGCGCAGCCGATGTAGTGTACCGAGACCTGTTTACCGCGTTAACACCCATTGCCGACGAAGTTTTACTGGCGCGGCAATACAGCGCTACGCTGCAGGTATTTCATAACGTGAATTATTACACTACTGCGCCATCTTTTGGTAAACCCGGGTTGGAAAAAAGCCTGGTGAACAGTTACCTGATGAAAGATGGTTCGCGCTTTACCGATAAACCGGGGTATGCCACCATGCAGTTCTATGATGAAATGCAAAACCGCGATCCCCGATTAATGCAAACAGTTCGTGGTCCTGGCTATAAACGACTCGATGGGAATGTAGCCCTGGCGCCTGCCTACAGCGGTACGGTTACGGGTTATCAACTGATAAAATTTGTCACCGGCGCAGCCAATGATGCACTGGGTCATTCGCCCAATGCGCTGCCGGTTTTTCGTTATGCCGAAGTGCTGTTGAACTTTGCAGAAGCAAAAGCAGAACTGGGCTCGCTCACCCAGGCCGATCTGGACCAGTCTGTAAAATTGTTGCGTGACCGCGTAGGCATGCCTGCGCTGAATATGGCTGCCGCCAATAGCAATCCAGATCCTTATTTAGTAGCGCAATACACCCATGCAAGCGGTTCCAACCTGGGTGTGCTGCTGGAGATCCGTCGAGAACGCCGCATTGAGCTGGTGATGGAAGGATTTGCCTGGAACGACCTGATGCGCTGGAGCGAAGGCCACCTGCTGGCGGTTCAATTCAAAGGCGCTTATTTTCCCGGTACAGGCAGTTATGACCTGGATGGGGATGGTGCTGCCGATTTGATCATTTGGTCAGGTACCAAACCTGCTACCCCCAATGTACAATTGCTGGAACTGGGCACCGATGTAGTGTTGGAAAATGGCGCAGCCGGTGGCAACATCTTAATTAACAAAAACATTCCAAAGAATTTCAGGGAAGACAGGGATTATCTGTTTCCTTTGCCAACGCAGGAATTACTGCTGAATCAAAAGTTGCAACAAAATCCACACTGGCAATAA
- a CDS encoding RNA polymerase sigma factor, with translation MNSTIDILAIREGDEKAFVDMYYLLNGKVYNFFLKRTRHSEAAKELTQQCFIRIYNYRASLSLLHPPEKQVYIIAKSVLLNHLRQEDRKAARELTYANQMYPVGANTSDNENTGFETQDLLEKITQHLPPVRKKVILLKARQGLSNKEIATQLSISVKTVENHLAKATRQLRVLSPDLLLILTILFFEC, from the coding sequence ATGAATAGCACAATAGACATTTTGGCAATCCGGGAAGGAGATGAAAAAGCCTTTGTGGACATGTATTATCTTCTGAACGGAAAAGTGTATAACTTCTTTCTGAAAAGGACCCGTCATTCAGAAGCAGCGAAAGAACTTACCCAGCAATGTTTCATCCGCATTTATAATTACCGCGCTTCACTTTCCTTACTGCACCCACCAGAAAAACAGGTATATATTATTGCCAAATCTGTTCTGCTCAATCACCTTCGGCAGGAAGACCGGAAAGCTGCCCGCGAACTTACCTATGCGAACCAAATGTATCCGGTGGGAGCCAACACCAGCGACAACGAAAATACCGGTTTTGAAACCCAGGACCTGCTGGAAAAAATAACCCAACACCTACCGCCGGTTCGCAAAAAAGTAATTCTGCTCAAAGCCCGCCAGGGCCTTTCCAATAAAGAAATCGCCACACAATTATCCATTTCGGTAAAAACGGTGGAGAACCATCTTGCCAAAGCTACCCGGCAACTGCGGGTCCTTTCTCCCGATTTACTGCTTATTCTGACTATCCTTTTTTTTGAATGTTAA
- a CDS encoding sulfite exporter TauE/SafE family protein, with the protein MIVLTFTLILFAGAAIAGLIGSLTGLGGGVVLIPLLTLVFKVDIHYAIGTSLISVIATSSGAAAAYVKEGITNIRLGMFLELATTIGAIMGAVLAKHVSTSLIAIIFGIMLLVSAITSFIHQEDKIDGGSPGRLSTWLQLNNTYPTGTGPKSYIVHHVAGGFVMMNIAGIVSGLLGIGSGALKVIAMDRIMRIPFKVSTTTSNFMIGVTAAASAGIYLKEGYIDPGLSMPVVLGVLLGAFIGSKILFRAQTKVLKILFAIIISVLAVEMIYNGITHKL; encoded by the coding sequence ATGATCGTTCTCACCTTTACGCTGATCCTGTTTGCAGGCGCCGCCATTGCCGGATTAATTGGCTCGTTAACCGGTTTGGGCGGTGGTGTGGTGTTAATACCGCTGTTAACCCTTGTATTTAAAGTAGATATTCATTATGCTATTGGTACTTCCCTCATTAGTGTAATTGCTACGTCTTCCGGCGCAGCCGCTGCGTATGTAAAGGAGGGCATTACCAATATCCGGTTAGGGATGTTCCTCGAACTGGCCACTACTATTGGCGCCATTATGGGCGCCGTGTTGGCAAAACATGTTTCCACTTCTCTTATTGCCATTATTTTTGGCATCATGCTGCTGGTTTCGGCGATAACTTCTTTTATTCACCAGGAGGATAAAATTGATGGTGGATCTCCAGGCCGGTTATCAACCTGGCTACAATTGAATAATACCTATCCAACCGGAACCGGGCCGAAATCCTATATAGTTCACCATGTAGCGGGTGGGTTTGTAATGATGAATATAGCCGGTATTGTATCCGGGTTGTTGGGGATTGGCTCAGGTGCGTTAAAGGTTATTGCCATGGACCGGATCATGCGCATCCCTTTCAAGGTATCTACTACTACCAGCAATTTTATGATTGGCGTTACCGCAGCAGCCAGCGCCGGTATTTATTTAAAGGAAGGGTACATTGATCCGGGGCTTTCCATGCCCGTTGTGCTGGGCGTTTTACTGGGCGCATTCATTGGCTCTAAAATTTTATTCAGGGCACAAACCAAAGTGCTGAAAATTCTTTTTGCGATCATCATCTCGGTGCTTGCAGTAGAAATGATCTATAACGGTATCACCCATAAATTATAA